The sequence GCGCCGGCAAGGGCGGCAAGGGCGCTTTCCTGATCTACCAGGAATCGAGCCTGGTGATCCGCGCCATCCGCGACTATTTCAACAGCGACATTGGCGACATTCTGTTCGATACCGACGACGTGTACGAGCAAGCCCGCCAGTTCATGGCGCATGTGATGCCCGAGCACGAGCACCGCGTCAAGCGCTACCGCGACGACGCGCCGCTGTTCTCGCGCTTCCAGATCGAGCACCAGATCGAGTCGGCCTATGCGCGCACCGTGCAGCTGCCTTCGGGCGGCGCCATCGTGATTGACCACACCGAAGCGCTGGTGTCGGTGGACGTGAACTCGGCGCGCGCCATCAAGGGCGGCGACATCGAGGAAACCGCCACCCGCACCAACCTGGAAGCTGCCGACGAAGTGGCGCGCCAGATGCGCCTGCGCGATCTGGGCGGCCTGATCGTCATCGACTTCATCGACATGGAAGAGTCGCGCAACCGCCGCGACGTGGAAAACCGTTTGCGCGACGCGCTGCGCCAAGACCGCGCCCGCGTGCAGTTCGGCACCATCAGCAAGTTCGGCCTGATGGAAATGAGCCGCCAGCGGCTGCGCCCGGCCCTGTCAGAAGGCGCGTCGATTCCGTGCCCGCGCTGCGGCGGTTCCGGCCACATCCGCGACACCGAAAGCTCGGCGCTGCAGATTTTGCGCATCATCCAGGAAGAGTCGCTGAAAGACAGCACGGCTTCGGTGCTGTGCCAGGTGCCGGTCGATGTGGCCTCGTTCCTGCTGAACGAAAAGCGCTCGGAAATCAGCAAGATCGAAATGAAGCAGCGCATCAACGTGCTGCTGGTGCCCAACAAGACGCTGGAAACGCCGAACTACCGACTGGAGCGCCTGAAGCACGACGACCCGCGCCTGGACAACATCGAGGCCAGCTACAAGATGGCCGACGAAGCGGAGGACGCCACCACGGTGACGCGCCGCAGCCAGGAAAAGCACAACAAGCAAGAACCCATCATCAAGGGCGTTCTGCCCGACGCACCGGCCCCGATTGCCCCGCCAAAACCAGTGGCCGTGGCGCCGGTTGCGGCCAAGGCACCGCTGCCTGCGCCGCCGGTTCATGTTCCCGCGCCTGCTGCGGCAGAAAAAGGGCTGTTCGGCTGGATCAAGAACCTGTTCGGCATGGCCGAAGCACCAGCGCCAGCGCCGGCCCCGGTTCTCAGGGAAGTGAAAAAGGATGCGCCCCAGGGCGATGCGCCGCGTGAAGGCCGCCCTGCCGAAGGACGCGGTGAACGGCCCGAGCGTGGCGAGCGTGCAGAGCGTGGCGGCCGTGATGGCCGCCGCAGCGGTGGCCGTGTCCGTGGCGAAGGCGCTGCGCCCGAAGGCCGCGCCGAGGGTCGTCCCGATGGCCGCAACGCTGAGCGCCGTGAGCGCAACCCTGAAGGACGCGCCGAAGGTGGCCGTCCCGAGCGCCAGGAACGGCCGGAACGCCAGGAGCGCCCGGCCGGCGAGCCCCGCGCCGAAAATCGCAATGAAGGCCGCAACGACAGCAGCGAAGCCCAGCCGCGCAATGAAGGCCAGGCCCGCGAAGGCCGCGGTGAGCGCAACCGTCCACGCGCTGACCGGCCCGAGCGCGCCGAGCGTCCGGAACGCGGCGAGCGCATTCCGCGCGATGCCGTAGAGCAGGATCTGGCCCTGGCCAACCAGGCCGCCATGGCTGCGGCCATGGGTGGTGAAACCGTTGCCCCGCGTCAGGAACGTCCGGCACAGGACGTGGGCCGTGAGGGTGAGCGTCGCCAGCAGGGTGGACGTGGTGAAGGCCGCAATGATGGCCGCGCTGAAGGGCGTGGCGAGGAATCGTCCGGCGAAGGCCGGCGCGAGCGTGGCGAACGGGGCGGCGAGCGCGGTGGTGAACGCACCGGCCGCCGCAATGAACGCAGCAGTGAGCGCGCAGACGTGAATGCCGCACCGTTGGCAGTCGCGCAGGCCGACAGCTTTGACGCCGCCCATCCGGCCGTGGTGTCCGCCCTGGACGAGGCCGGCAATCCGGTCGCACCGGTTTCATCGACCGACGTTCAGGCTCGCCGCCCTGAAGGCCAGGAAGAAAGCCAGGAGCGCCAGCCGCGCGAACGCCGCAGCCGTGACCGCTATGGCCGCGACCGCCGTGAACGGGGCGAGCGCAGCGAGCAGGCCGTCGAGGGTCAGGAAACCGCTGAAAAATCCGCCGTTTTTGAACCAAATCCGCCTTTTGCGCACGAAGCACGGGCACCTCTAGCTACTGAATTGGTAGCGCCAGCGATGCCGGCCGCGCCGGTGACGGCTCCGGCCACTCCAGCGCCAGTGCTGGCAGCCGCGCCGCTGCCTGCTGCAACTGCAGCGCCTGCACCCGTGCCGGCACCGATGGCCAATGCCCTACCCAAGGTCCAGGCCTACGACCTGCCTTTGCAGGACCTGGCCCAGGTTGCCGAGAGTTCCGGCCTGCAATGGGTCAATTCCGACGCCGCCAAGATCGCTGAAGCCCAGGCGGCCATCGCGGCCGAGGTCAAGCCGATCCAGGTGCCGCGCGAGCGCCCTGCCCCGGTGGTGTCGGAAGAAGCACCGCTGGTGCTGGTCGAAACCAGGCGCGACCTGGGCAGCCTGCCGCTGCCGTTTGAAAAGTCAGCGAACTGACGACCCGGCCTGCAACTGGCCTGCGCTTCTGAAAAGGAGCGCAGGCCACACGGCACAAGCCAAAGCCGCATCTTCCGGGATGCGGCTTTTTTTTGCGCGCGCAAGGACAGGCACGGCGAATGCGCAGCGCAGTTCATCAATCAAGGAAATGTTTCCCGCCCTCCGGAGAGAGGTTTGCCGCCGCTGCCTTGAGGCTGCAAGCCCGGGCCGGTCAACGGCTCAGTTGACTGAACGGTTAAAGGTTAAAGCTGGGCGGCCCGCTTGTAGGCTTCGATGGCGGCGGCTTCATCCTCGCGCTGCTCGGCCAGCAAGGCCAGGGCGCGCCAGGCCTTGCGGTGCAGCAGCTTGTCCTGCAAGGCGGGCGCGGCCTGGCTCAGGAGCTGGCGCGCCTTGCCCCAGAGCTGGCGGCTCAGGCAGGCCATGCCGGCCAGGTACTGAAGCTTGGGATCGCGCGGGTGGCTGACGTGCGCGGCCTCGATGCGCGCCAGCCATTCGGCGTCCAGCGTGTCCATGCCGGCTTCGAGCACGGTGATCAGCTTGATGCGCAGGTTGTCGCCCAGCTCCGAGCGCGGCTCCAGCATGCGCTCCCAGACCGGCACCAGCCAGGAACGCGCCAGCGCCGCATCGCCATGCAGGCCCATCAGGCGGGAAGCCGCGTGGATGGCCAGCTCGGGCATGGCGCGCTCGCTGTCGTCGAGCCGCGCCCAGGCCTGCTGCAACTGCATCGGGTCATGCGCTTCATTGAGCAGTTCGAGCGCCAGGCCGCGCACGATGCTCTGCGCCGCAGTCGGCGAGAAAGCGCGGTGCTTGGCCAGCAGCCGCGCGGTTTCCAGCGCCTGCTGGGTCTGGCGCCCGTAGCGGGCAGCGCGCAGCTTCATGCGCAGGGCCAGCGTGCGCCGGGCAGCGCCTTGCGGCAGCTGGCCGAGCCAGTCGAGCGCGGCGCTGGCGTCATGGTCTTCCAGCGCCCAGCGGGCGGCGCGAAACTGCACGCCCTCGCGCACTTCCTGGGCATGGCGCGCGGCCGAATTCTGCAGCGCCAGCTGCAGATGCTGGTTGCGCAGGGCCTTGTTTTGCAGCGCCTGCGCGCTTTCGGCCACCAGCAGGTGCGACAGCGAACGCAACTGGCTGGCCAGGCTGTCGCTGTGGCCGGTGGGATGGCCGGATGTGTCGGTGGCGACGCCCAGGCTTTTTTCCTGCGCCAGCGCATTCTGTGCCGATTTGGAGGCGCGGATGTAGCGCCCGGCCATCAGGTGGGCCAGCGCGTCCATGAGGGCGCCGTACATGGCGCGCTCTTTTTGCTGCGCGCGCCAGCGCCGCGCCTCGACCGGCAGCGAAAACAGGGCCGACAGCGCGCGCGAGGCCAGATGGAGCAGCATGAACAGCCCGACCAGCAGCAGCACCATCAGGTTCAAGGAAATATCGACCCGGTGCGGCGGCCAGAACACGGTGACGACCGCCTGGTTGTTGCCGGCGAACAAGGCCACCGCGACGGCGATGCCAAACAGGGCCATGAACCAGAGAGCGGCGCGCATGCTATTTTTGGCCCGTGCAGCGGTTGGCGCGGTCAGCGGCCCGCGGCCGCAGTGGACAGCGCGGCCATGGTTTCGTCGAGCCGGGGCAGTTCGGTGTTTTTGAGCTGGCCCTGCACTTGGGCCAGCAGCTGAAGGGCGGCCTGGGTTCTGCGCGCGGCCGGGTCAAAGTATTTGCCCAGCCAGTTGCTGGCGTTGAGCAGGTCGGCGCGCGCCGCGTCGGTCTGGCGCGAAAACAGCGCCAGGCGCGCATTGAGCAGCCTGAGCTTGAGGTTTTCGCGCAGGAAAAACGCCTGGTCGGGCGCCAGCAGCGCCGCTTCGGGCCGGTCGATGCGGCTGACGCGCAGCAGCTGGCTGGCCTCCAGCCACAGGCTGCCCAGCACGCGCCGGGACCAGGCCTGCAGCGCCTGCGTGTCAAGGCCCGGCAGCCAGGACTTCGCCGGAGCCGCTATGCCGCCTGTACTGTCTTTGGGCTCGGCGGCGATGGCATCGACCGGGCGTGCAATGCTGTTGCCGGCCATTTCATTGGCCACCGGCAGCTCATCGACCAGCCGGGCCAGCTCGTCGAGCTTGAGCATCAGGGCCGGCACATCGGCGACGCTGGCGCCCTTGATGCGTTCGATATCGCGGGTGATGGCGCGCTGCAGCGGGTTGAGGCGCGGCTGGGCGGCGCGCGTCAGGCGCATGTCGGCCGATTTGAGCGCGGCCAGCAGGGGCTCGGCGCTGCCGGTCAGCAAGGCCCGCTGCTGGGCCAGCCGCAGGTCGGACTCGACATCGACGACCAGGTTTTCATCGCGCGAGCGCGACAGGCTCTGCATCAACTCTTCGAGCTGCGTGCGCTGCAGGCTGACTTCGCTCAGGCGGGTTTCCTGCAGGGCCAGTCGCACCGACAGTTCGCGGGCGCTGTCCTGCGCCTCGCGCGCCAGGGCACGCGCCTCGATGGACTGGGCGC comes from Polaromonas naphthalenivorans CJ2 and encodes:
- a CDS encoding Rne/Rng family ribonuclease, with translation MKRMLVNATQAEERRLAIVDGQKLLDYEIEIEGREQRKGNIYKAVVTRVEPSLEACFVDYGEDRHGFLPFKEISKQYFTQGVSVSQARISDVIREGQELLVQVEKEERGNKGAALTTFVSLAGRYVVLMPNNPRGGGVSRRIEGEDRAELKEAMDKLEYPGGMSIIARTAGIGRSAPELQWDLNYLLKLWTAIDGAGKGGKGAFLIYQESSLVIRAIRDYFNSDIGDILFDTDDVYEQARQFMAHVMPEHEHRVKRYRDDAPLFSRFQIEHQIESAYARTVQLPSGGAIVIDHTEALVSVDVNSARAIKGGDIEETATRTNLEAADEVARQMRLRDLGGLIVIDFIDMEESRNRRDVENRLRDALRQDRARVQFGTISKFGLMEMSRQRLRPALSEGASIPCPRCGGSGHIRDTESSALQILRIIQEESLKDSTASVLCQVPVDVASFLLNEKRSEISKIEMKQRINVLLVPNKTLETPNYRLERLKHDDPRLDNIEASYKMADEAEDATTVTRRSQEKHNKQEPIIKGVLPDAPAPIAPPKPVAVAPVAAKAPLPAPPVHVPAPAAAEKGLFGWIKNLFGMAEAPAPAPAPVLREVKKDAPQGDAPREGRPAEGRGERPERGERAERGGRDGRRSGGRVRGEGAAPEGRAEGRPDGRNAERRERNPEGRAEGGRPERQERPERQERPAGEPRAENRNEGRNDSSEAQPRNEGQAREGRGERNRPRADRPERAERPERGERIPRDAVEQDLALANQAAMAAAMGGETVAPRQERPAQDVGREGERRQQGGRGEGRNDGRAEGRGEESSGEGRRERGERGGERGGERTGRRNERSSERADVNAAPLAVAQADSFDAAHPAVVSALDEAGNPVAPVSSTDVQARRPEGQEESQERQPRERRSRDRYGRDRRERGERSEQAVEGQETAEKSAVFEPNPPFAHEARAPLATELVAPAMPAAPVTAPATPAPVLAAAPLPAATAAPAPVPAPMANALPKVQAYDLPLQDLAQVAESSGLQWVNSDAAKIAEAQAAIAAEVKPIQVPRERPAPVVSEEAPLVLVETRRDLGSLPLPFEKSAN
- a CDS encoding heme biosynthesis HemY N-terminal domain-containing protein gives rise to the protein MRAALWFMALFGIAVAVALFAGNNQAVVTVFWPPHRVDISLNLMVLLLVGLFMLLHLASRALSALFSLPVEARRWRAQQKERAMYGALMDALAHLMAGRYIRASKSAQNALAQEKSLGVATDTSGHPTGHSDSLASQLRSLSHLLVAESAQALQNKALRNQHLQLALQNSAARHAQEVREGVQFRAARWALEDHDASAALDWLGQLPQGAARRTLALRMKLRAARYGRQTQQALETARLLAKHRAFSPTAAQSIVRGLALELLNEAHDPMQLQQAWARLDDSERAMPELAIHAASRLMGLHGDAALARSWLVPVWERMLEPRSELGDNLRIKLITVLEAGMDTLDAEWLARIEAAHVSHPRDPKLQYLAGMACLSRQLWGKARQLLSQAAPALQDKLLHRKAWRALALLAEQREDEAAAIEAYKRAAQL
- a CDS encoding uroporphyrinogen-III C-methyltransferase — protein: MSDSPSALPPLPRPAPQDEPVPERGLAPVAPSAAMPDAWLVPRSWALVVAALAAAGLLGSALLWQKLGAIQEELARRTTDSSAQSIEARALAREAQDSARELSVRLALQETRLSEVSLQRTQLEELMQSLSRSRDENLVVDVESDLRLAQQRALLTGSAEPLLAALKSADMRLTRAAQPRLNPLQRAITRDIERIKGASVADVPALMLKLDELARLVDELPVANEMAGNSIARPVDAIAAEPKDSTGGIAAPAKSWLPGLDTQALQAWSRRVLGSLWLEASQLLRVSRIDRPEAALLAPDQAFFLRENLKLRLLNARLALFSRQTDAARADLLNASNWLGKYFDPAARRTQAALQLLAQVQGQLKNTELPRLDETMAALSTAAAGR